A single Halogeometricum rufum DNA region contains:
- a CDS encoding MFS transporter, producing MSTETELKQGIREHLGQFSLHVLLVFATGLTIGSERAVVPVLGRDVLGVESLFVIGSFVVSFGFVKGLLNLYAGKWGGEYGRKPVLILGWVTALPLPIILIFAPSWGWITVGNILLGINQALTWSMAINAKIDIAGPEQRGLAVGIDEAFGYSGVAVGAWVTGVIAAQTSLRPEPFYFLAVVVVLAFLISVFLIKETVQLAEAEIDDEDHYDANLPFVEVLKRATYGDKTLFAAAQAGHIEKFVDTLFWLAVPLYLTSQGLGIAAVGFIVGVHSAMYFLQIATGGLADRIGRRPPVVAGMFLTGAGVFGMVLVEGYLPWAVLSGVSGLGMALLYPNLMTVPGDAAHPTWRATGMGVYRMWRDSGYGVGAILIGLSMEFVNAEAAFYMTAALMFVSGAIVYVWMEETHPEFGTHEPPAPAAEQPARSVAQD from the coding sequence ATGAGTACAGAAACTGAACTCAAACAGGGCATCCGCGAGCACCTCGGGCAGTTCTCCCTGCACGTCCTGCTGGTGTTCGCCACCGGGCTGACGATCGGTTCCGAACGCGCCGTCGTGCCCGTGTTGGGTCGTGACGTCCTCGGCGTCGAGTCGCTGTTCGTCATCGGCTCGTTCGTCGTCTCGTTCGGCTTCGTCAAGGGACTCCTCAACCTCTACGCCGGCAAATGGGGTGGTGAATACGGCCGCAAGCCCGTGCTCATCCTCGGATGGGTGACCGCACTCCCACTCCCGATCATCCTCATCTTCGCGCCGAGCTGGGGCTGGATCACCGTCGGGAACATCCTGCTGGGCATCAACCAGGCGTTGACCTGGAGTATGGCCATCAACGCGAAGATCGACATCGCGGGGCCCGAACAGCGAGGGCTGGCCGTCGGTATCGACGAGGCCTTTGGGTACAGCGGCGTCGCCGTCGGTGCATGGGTCACGGGCGTCATCGCCGCCCAGACGAGCCTCCGACCTGAGCCGTTCTACTTCCTCGCCGTCGTCGTCGTGCTGGCGTTCCTCATCTCGGTCTTCCTGATCAAGGAGACGGTCCAACTCGCGGAGGCCGAAATCGATGATGAAGACCACTATGACGCGAACCTCCCGTTCGTTGAGGTACTGAAGCGGGCGACCTACGGGGATAAGACGCTGTTCGCCGCGGCACAGGCAGGGCACATCGAGAAGTTCGTCGATACGCTGTTCTGGCTCGCCGTCCCGTTGTATCTCACGAGCCAAGGGCTCGGAATCGCAGCGGTTGGGTTCATCGTCGGTGTCCACAGCGCGATGTACTTCCTCCAGATCGCAACTGGAGGACTCGCCGACCGTATCGGCCGCCGTCCGCCAGTCGTTGCGGGGATGTTCCTCACCGGCGCAGGCGTTTTCGGGATGGTCCTCGTCGAAGGGTACCTCCCGTGGGCCGTGCTCTCCGGCGTGTCCGGGCTCGGGATGGCGTTGCTCTACCCCAATCTCATGACCGTCCCCGGCGACGCCGCCCACCCGACGTGGCGAGCGACCGGAATGGGCGTCTACCGAATGTGGCGCGACTCGGGGTATGGCGTCGGCGCAATCCTCATCGGCCTCTCGATGGAGTTCGTGAACGCCGAAGCCGCGTTCTACATGACCGCCGCCCTGATGTTCGTCTCCGGGGCGATCGTGTACGTGTGGATGGAAGAGACCCACCCCGAGTTCGGAACCCACGAACCACCTGCCCCTGCAGCCGAGCAACCTGCCCGGTCGGTGGCACAAGACTAA
- a CDS encoding helix-turn-helix domain-containing protein — MSLYEASFRVKHECPYREISERYPDLTIREWYLDDCQVIEITAPGTPTDDLLDEIDRLGTILHESIDDTGLHVVTQSCLCSLEDSIIERFETHNCLYQPPTIHRQGWEHYSVIAFDESDIRTLLHELEADRDIEVLSKTAITEQRIPHSMLAPVDQLFEDVTERQMAALRLALESGYYEQPRKTSLRDLADQTAVARSTYEEHLRKAENKLLTNAGQFLRLVTATSTADPLEVEKNRQSEQAAD; from the coding sequence ATGAGTCTCTACGAGGCCTCGTTCCGGGTTAAACACGAGTGTCCGTATCGAGAGATCTCCGAGCGGTATCCGGATCTCACGATTCGTGAGTGGTATCTGGACGACTGCCAAGTGATCGAAATCACAGCGCCGGGGACTCCGACTGACGATCTCCTCGATGAGATCGACCGCTTAGGAACAATTCTTCACGAGTCAATCGACGATACTGGCCTCCACGTCGTCACACAATCGTGCCTCTGCTCACTAGAGGATTCTATCATCGAACGGTTCGAGACACACAATTGCCTGTACCAGCCACCGACGATTCATCGTCAGGGCTGGGAGCACTACTCCGTGATTGCCTTCGATGAGAGTGATATTAGAACTCTCCTTCACGAGTTGGAAGCTGACCGCGATATCGAAGTTCTCTCGAAGACGGCGATCACCGAACAACGAATCCCACACAGTATGCTGGCCCCGGTCGACCAGTTGTTCGAAGACGTGACCGAACGACAGATGGCGGCACTTCGGTTGGCGTTGGAGAGTGGCTACTACGAACAGCCCCGGAAGACGTCACTCCGTGACCTGGCCGACCAGACGGCCGTCGCTCGCTCGACGTACGAAGAACACCTCCGGAAAGCGGAGAACAAACTTCTCACGAACGCGGGACAGTTCCTGCGACTGGTTACAGCGACATCGACAGCAGACCCATTAGAGGTCGAAAAGAACCGCCAATCTGAGCAGGCTGCCGACTAA
- a CDS encoding MBL fold metallo-hydrolase — MSDISPEELGERLQDSKNNLLVVDIRHQREFDDWHVPGSVNVDVYDELAGDPDEAKAALSDLPEAKEIVTVCGAGLAAETATEVLQEMNYNAETLEDGMNGWSRVHRHASVSVDLDETLVQIARPGKGCLSHVLVSDGNAAVFDPSHYLEEYEGILDEYDAELVGVFDTHAHADHVSGGAELADRHGVPYYLHPKDALAIGATPIEDGQTVAVGSLDIEVIHTPGHSEGSVSFDIEGAALITGDTLFHESVGRVELGVEAGIEDSNVEQNAATLYESLQRLQDRADDAFVLPAHDPGSPEPPVTATLSEVRERNEDLGRDREEFIQVLASDIPDHPPNFERVKRTNVGQESVPVDELAELELGPNNCAAE; from the coding sequence ATGTCGGATATTTCCCCCGAGGAACTCGGTGAACGACTGCAGGACAGCAAAAACAACCTGCTCGTAGTCGATATTCGCCACCAAAGAGAGTTCGATGACTGGCACGTTCCGGGTAGCGTCAACGTCGACGTCTACGACGAACTGGCTGGCGACCCTGACGAAGCCAAGGCCGCTCTTTCGGACCTCCCAGAAGCGAAAGAGATCGTTACGGTCTGTGGTGCAGGACTCGCCGCGGAGACGGCAACGGAAGTCCTCCAAGAGATGAACTACAACGCGGAAACGCTCGAAGACGGAATGAACGGATGGAGTCGCGTTCACCGCCATGCGTCGGTCTCTGTCGACCTCGATGAAACGCTCGTTCAGATCGCACGACCAGGGAAAGGCTGTCTCTCACACGTGCTTGTCTCGGACGGTAACGCAGCCGTCTTCGACCCGTCGCACTACCTCGAGGAATACGAGGGAATTCTCGACGAGTACGACGCCGAACTCGTCGGTGTCTTCGACACGCACGCCCACGCCGACCACGTTTCAGGAGGTGCAGAACTGGCCGATCGACACGGCGTTCCCTACTACCTCCACCCGAAGGACGCACTTGCCATCGGTGCAACGCCCATTGAGGATGGACAGACTGTAGCGGTCGGCAGCCTCGATATCGAGGTCATCCACACGCCGGGACACAGCGAAGGAAGCGTCTCGTTCGATATCGAGGGGGCGGCACTGATTACGGGCGACACGCTCTTCCACGAGAGCGTGGGTCGCGTCGAACTTGGCGTCGAAGCCGGAATTGAAGATTCCAACGTCGAGCAGAACGCCGCGACGCTCTACGAGAGCCTCCAGCGACTCCAAGACCGAGCAGACGACGCGTTCGTCCTGCCGGCACACGATCCCGGTTCGCCGGAACCGCCGGTGACCGCCACGCTGAGCGAGGTCCGAGAGCGGAACGAGGACCTCGGCCGCGACCGCGAGGAGTTCATCCAGGTGCTCGCGTCAGATATCCCGGATCATCCGCCGAACTTCGAGCGTGTCAAGCGAACGAACGTGGGGCAAGAATCAGTTCCCGTCGACGAACTGGCCGAGCTCGAACTGGGCCCCAACAACTGCGCAGCGGAGTGA